In Euphorbia lathyris chromosome 9, ddEupLath1.1, whole genome shotgun sequence, the following are encoded in one genomic region:
- the LOC136206978 gene encoding uncharacterized protein: MASTQGVVPITREFLASYYDKHPFAPLSDDVVRLSSEIRSMASDLLNSSPPSQEEILLIEEADRDPVHKIDENLWKNREHMEEILYLLDRSHWPQALQSSTSEDSELATVLVKIKDLFQKSFKNLVAFQAKNSERVFNTVMTYMPQDFRGTLIRQQKERSEKNKQATVDALVSSGASIRARYALLWEQQMERRRQLAQLGSATGVYKTLVKYLVGVPQVLLDFVRTINDDDGPMEEQRKRYGPPLYHLTAMILFIRLFLSLLWGRYETSKLKTDQVTVLNRAVDVYALEFERFVAFISEVFADSPFFISAEVAGALQGRNNDDFKETTVLAGKTHEVSLEVDAINSYIAWEFSLVQGTVNLDIGFSVEYMDAFGNKTLILPYMRYGSDQGNFCTVQAGNYKLIWDNSYSSFFKKVLRYKVDCIPPVVEPEKSKNEVDTKLEG; encoded by the exons ATGGCATCAACGCAAGGTGTGGTGCCTATTACAAGGGAATTTCTTGCTTCTTACTACGACAAGCACCCTTTTGCACCTCTCTCCGACGACGTGGTTCGTCTCTCCTCTGAGATTCGCTCCATGGCTTCTGATTTGCTCAACTCCTCTCCCCCTTCACAAG AGGAAATATTATTAATAGAAGAAGCGGACCGTGATCCTGTTCATAAAATCGACGAGAATTTATGGAAAAATAGGGAACATATGGAAGAAATTTTATATTTGCTTGATCGTTCTCACTGGCCACAAGCA CTTCAGTCTTCCACATCCGAAGATAGTGAACTTGCTACCGTTCTTGTCAAGATCAAGGATTTGTTTCAGAAGTCTTTCAAGAATTTGGTGGCTTTCCAAGCTAAAAATTCTGAACGTGTCTTCAATACAG TTATGACCTACATGCCTCAAGATTTTCGGGGAACATTAATCAGACAACAAAAGGAGCGCTCGGAAAAGAATAAGCAAGCAACAGTTGATGCTTTGGTTAGTTCTGGAGCAAGTATACGTGCTCGCTATGCTTTGTTGTGGGAACAACAGATGGAAAG GAGGAGACAGTTAGCACAACTTGGTTCTGCTACAGGGGTATATAAAACTCTTGTAAAGTACTTAGTTGGTGTTCCACAG GTTTTACTTGATTTTGTTCGGACAATAAATGATGATGATGG GCCTATGGAAGAGCAAAGAAAACGCTATGGACCACCACTATACCACCTTACAGCTATGATCCTTTTTATTCGGTTGTTTCTTTCACTGTTGTGGGGGAGATATGAGACTAGTAAATT AAAAACGGACCAGGTTACTGTCTTGAATCGAGCTGTTGATGTCTATGCTCTTGAGTTCGAAAGATTTGTTGCCTTCATAAG TGAGGTATTTGCGGATTCCCCTTTCTTCATTTCAGCAGAGGTTGCTGGTGCTCTACAAGGAAG GAACAATGATGATTTCAAAGAGACAACTGTTTTGGCTGGGAAAACTCATGAG GTTTCCCTGGAAGTGGATGCAATAAACTCGTACATAGCCTGGGAATTTTCTTTGGTTCAAGGCACTGTGAATCTG GATATTGGGTTTAGCGTGGAGTATATGGATGCTTTTGGGAACAAGACT CTTATATTACCATACATGCGATATGGGTCGGACCAA GGAAACTTCTGCACAGTACAGGCTGGAAACTACAAGCTCATCTGGGATAACTCATATTCATCATTTTTTAAGAAG GTTTTACGCTACAAGGTGGACTGTATACCTCCTGTTGTAGAAccagaaaaatcaaaaaatgaAGTTGATACCAAATTGGAAGGATGA